A single region of the Buteo buteo chromosome 16, bButBut1.hap1.1, whole genome shotgun sequence genome encodes:
- the RLF gene encoding zinc finger protein Rlf isoform X3: protein MRIKHLMKSNCIPQATFLSKLCADSPEIANVSSFRQAYITCVCSMLPNEDSIKEIAKVDCKEVLDIICNLESEGQENTAFILCTTYLTHQLQTANVYCSWELTLFWSKLQRRIDPSLDSFLERCRQFGIIAKTLQHLFFLIRVIQSEAEEAGLAVSVLLCVRALQIRSNGSDEMKTSVCKTIACLLPEDLEVRRACQLTEFLLEPTLSGFNVLEELYMQPDQKFDEENALVPNSLRCELLLALKAYWPFDPEFWDWKTLKRHCLKLLGKVASDSEDDASCNMSINETDMLETFFSDYDETKEHKYYDGKDTMNHPKEKARVKKPIGSSERYQRWLQYKFFCVLCKRECIEARILHHSKMHMEDGVYTCPVCTKKFKRKEFFVPHVMEHVKMPPSRTHRPKKKIILKKERSPQKTTASSSPPPVFQEKSHQPHLPENFENDTHEYVTFSQLENCQLQDRDIYPCPGTDCSRVFKQFKYLSVHLKAEHQNNDENAKHYLDMKNRREKCAFCRRHFMTSFHLREHERVHCGPQPYMCVSMDCYARFGSVNELLNHKQTHDDLRYKCELNGCNIVFSDLGQLYHHEAQHFRDASYTCNFFGCKKFYYSKTEFQNHLAVHNIEVSNGEVKQTLKLEESVSKDKCSYLPESQLLEQSENSSLNDNLDPSGSQEIPQIKEEALSDSEDLDSESNCSLHCGDHSTDAAVNQGQVSPLLIETMARNQSVPGFLMSQEGVFHPADVKQQCSNVAVCFDEKKLSCGFEGCCSTHKNSRSMQKNLRRAHPYNSKGKKNMELKTKDFLNLLSDTQDSKSPTDISTELGHNSDTNADSPESLYCTIDAKGSNCLKEETCPSSPETSFYDSSKESNIEDNMLELMLGLKHLSLKNSNIQNSSRHKPLLGSLQSYSSRDAKCPELVDETTSKFQLQEQQDNLPSQYLTQLAAKPFFCECQGCTCEFVTREALLMHYVKKHNYSKEMVLQLNMFQHRYSPFKCHICQRSFTRKTHLRIHYRNKHQIGCERVAHKVCSKEKIDHVGLRTEDMHKNSIVPTPVCATNIEFIEHSDHSEQLCHPKKEDCSSETDLESSEETDNNVTRKTSNMASLDSHREELEARQGRGSKRTVAKGNLCYILHKYHKPFHCIHKSCNSAFTNQKGLIRHYRTVHQYNKEQLCLEKDKARTKREIVKCKKIFACKYKECGKRFLCSKALAKHCSDFHNEHLEDQKLLSEAESARFACNQAQCPAVFYTFNKLKQHLIEEHANEEKLNKDFEIHCDLNGCDRIFTNYSHYSQHVYFRHSEYYDSLFGNQKEEEDNQGKDKNEQSYLKDSFDMSKQNGKQLKEKSKRISRSREKHLMNFKTKEEALQMCKEKSNQTQYPCMVQGCLSVVKLESSIVRHYKRTHQMTNMYIEQRIQKLVVCVKCGIMIEKQSCSETALDLDKKSVKVKEDKSANPDYVQESEKPLVPNTDCDPQDVSNEDQKRYPTSSASFDASAFMYSGTLKYNHSSKNACFEEHNIRETVTCKTEDFSENSERENSSYFSSLQIELPREKDPEGCQHSAVNQNAKRNVLCATKDKFQKPPVSKPFDLKTYKPMGFESSFLKFIQESEGKDDDDDDDFDEVVEWESPEQLSVDKTLQKEGDGQGDTPVKNFVNDKNVIITQNNHGQLTEIQPLLSESSSAPSLENLRAILDKALTDCGDLALKQLHYLRPVVVLERSKFSTPLIDLFPTKKGDELCVGST from the exons ATGCGAATAAAACATTTGATGAAGTCCAACTGCATTCCACAAGCTACTTTCTTGTCAAAATTGTGTGCAGATTCTCCAGAAATTGCAAATGTTTCATCTTTTCGCCAAGCCTACATCACATGTGTGTGTTCTATGCTGCCTAATGAAGACTCCATTAAGGAG aTTGCAAAGGTGGATTGCAAAGAAGTACTGGACATCATATGTAATCTGGAATCTGAGGGACaagaaaacactgcatttaTTCTTTGTACAACATACCTTACTCATCAGCTTCAAACAGCAAATGTGTATTGCTCTTG GGAACTGACACTTTTCTGGAGTAAACTGCAGAGAAGAATAGATCCTTCCTTAGATTCCTTTTTGGAGAGATGTCGTCAGTTTGGCATCATTGCCAAGACActacagcatttatttttcttgataaGAGTCATACAATCTGAA gcAGAAGAAGCAGGACTTGCTGTGTCTGTTTTGTTATGTGTGAGAGCCCTTCAGATCAGATCAAACGGAAGTGATGAAATGAAGACATCAGTATGTAAAACAATTGCATGCCTTTTACCAGAAGACCTTGAAGTTAGAAGAGCTTGTCAGCTCACAGAATTTTTACTTGAGCCAACTTTGAGTGGATTTAATGTGTTGGAAGAGCTTTATATGCAACCAGATCAAAAATTTGATGAAGAAAATGCACTGGTTCCAAATTCACTCCGTTGCGAGCTGCTGTTAGCTTTAAAAGCATATTGGCCATTTGATCCTGAATTTTGGGACTGGAAGACTTTAAAGCGACATTGCCTTAAACTGTTAGGGAAAGTAGCTTCTGATTCCGAGGACGATGCAAGTTGTAATATGTCAATCAATGAAACTGACATGTTAGAAACTTTCTTTAGTGACTATGATGAGACAAAAGAACATAAATATTATGATGGAAAAGACACAATGAACCACcctaaagaaaaagcaagagtaAAAAAACCAATTGGTTCTTCAGAAAGATACCAGAGATGGCTTCAGtacaaatttttttgtgtgctctgCAAAAGGGAGTGTATAGAGGCTAGAATACTGCATCATTCTAAGATGCATATGGAAGATGGTGTTTATACATGTCCAGTGTGTACAAAAAAGTtcaagagaaaggaattttttgtACCACATGTAATGGAACATGTTAAAATGCCACCTAGTAGAACACACAGACCCAAAAAGAAgataatactgaaaaaagaaagatcaccACAAAAGACAACAGCTTCCAGCAGCCCGCCCCCAGTGTTTCAGGAAAAGTCACATCAGCCACACCTGcctgaaaactttgaaaatgacACACATGAATATGTCACATTTAGCCAACTGGAAAATTGCCAGCTACAAGACAGAGACATCTATCCATGTCCCGGAACAGATTGTTCTAGAGTATTTAAACAGTTTAAATACTTAAGTGTACATCTGAAAGCTGAACATCAAAACAATGATGAGAATGCAAAACACTACTTAGATAtgaaaaacaggagagagaagtGTGCTTTCTGCCGCCGACATTTCATGACATCCTTTCATTTGCGGGAGCATGAACGTGTGCACTGTGGACCTCAACCATATATGTGTGTGTCAATGGATTGTTATGCTAGATTTGGGTCAGTTAATGAGCTTCTCAATCACAAACAAACACATGATGATCTTCGTTATAAATGTGAGCTAAATGGCTGTAATATTGTTTTCAGTGACTTAGGGCAACTTTACCATCACGAGGCACAGCACTTCAGAGATGCATCATACACCTGCAACTTCTTTGGTTGcaaaaaattttattattcaaaaactgaatttcagaatCACCTTGCGGTGCATAATATTGAAGTGTCAAATGGGGAAGTGAAGCAAACACTAAAACTTGAAGAGTCAGTTTCAAAAGACAAATGTAGTTATCTTCCAGAGTCTCAGCTGCTTGAACAATCGGAAAATTCCAGTCTGAATGATAACTTGGATCCTTCAGGCTCTCAGGAAATTCCACAGATTAAGGAAGAAGCACTCTCTGACAGTGAAGATCTAGACAGTGAAAGTAATTGCAGCCTTCATTGTGGGGACCACAGCACAGATGCTGCAGTAAACCAAGGCCAGGTGTCTCCTCTACTGATTGAAACAATGGCTCGCAATCAATCAGTTCCAGGTTTTCTCATGTCCCAGGAAGGAGTCTTCCATCCAGCAGATGTGAAACAACAGTGTTCCAATGTGGCAGTTtgctttgatgaaaaaaaactttcctgTGGTTTTGAAGGCTGCTGTTCCACACACAAAAATTCCAGAAGTATGCAAAAAAACCTTCGCAGGGCCCATCCATATAACtccaaaggtaaaaaaaatatggaGTTGAAAACTAAAGACTTTCTCAACCTGTTGAGTGACACTCAGGACAGTAAATCCCCTACAGACATTAGTACAGAGTTAGGTCATAATTCAGATACAAATGCTGACTCTCCAGAAAGCTTGTATTGTACTATAGATGCTAAAGGAAGCAATTGCCTGAAGGAAGAAACTTGTCCTTCTTCCCCAGAAACATCTTTCTATGACAGTTCTAAAGAATCAAATATTGAAGATAACATGCTGGAACTAATGTTAGGCTTGAAACATCTAAGCTTAAAAAATTCTAACATTCAGAATTCTTCAAGACACAAGCCTCTTTTGGGCTCTTTACAGTCCTATTCATCTAGGGATGCCAAGTGCCCTGAGTTAGTAGATGAAACTACCTCAAAATTTCAGCTTCAAGAGCAACAAGATAATTTACCCAGCCAGTATCTTACTCAGCTGGCAGCGAAAccatttttctgtgaatgtCAAGGATGTACGTGTGAGTTTGTGACCAGAGAAGCTCTCTTAATGCATTATGTTAAAAAGCATAACTATTCAAAGGAAATGGTTCTTCAGTTAAATATGTTCCAGCATCGGTACTCACCATTTAAGTGCCATATTTGCCAAAGAtcatttacaagaaaaacacaCCTTAGAATTCACTATAGAAACAAACATCAAATTGGCTGTGAGAGGGTAGCTCACAAAGTATGTTCTAAGGAAAAAATTGATCATGTAGGTTTACGTACAGAAGACATGCATAAAAATAGCATTGTTCCAACACCTGTCTGTGCAACCAACATTGAATTCATTGAACATTCAGACCACTCTGAACAGCTGTGTCATCCTAAAAAGGAAGACTGTAGTTCTGAGACAGATTTGGAGTCCAGTGAAGAGACAGACAATAATGTAACAAGAAAAACATCTAACATGGCTTCTCTGGACAGTCACAGAGAAGAACTGGAAGCAAGACAgggaagaggaagcaaaagaacaGTTGCTAAAGGAAACTTATGTTATATATTGCATAAGTACCACAAACCATTTCACTGTATACATAAAAGCTGCAACTCTGCATTTACCAACCAGAAAGGTTTGATTCGCCATTATAGAACTGTTCACCAGTATAATAAGGAACAGCTCTGCttagaaaaagacaaagcaagaacaaaaagggaaattgtcaaatgtaaaaaaatatttgcatgcaaATACAAAGAGTGTGGTAAGCGTTTTTTATGTTCTAAAGCTCTTGCTAAGCATTGTAGTGACTTCCACAATGAACACTTAGAGGATCAAAAACTGCTTTCTGAAGCTGAATCTGCAAGATTTGCTTGTAACCAAGCCCAGTGCCCTGCTGTATTTTATACCTTTAATAAGCTTAAACAGCACCTAATAGAAGAACATgccaatgaagaaaaattaaacaaagatTTTGAAATCCATTGTGACCTTAATGGCTGTGATCGAATTTTCACAAATTACAGTCACTACTCTCAACATGTGTATTTCCGACATAGTGAATATTATGATAGTCTTTTTGGAAatcagaaagaggaggaagataaTCAAggtaaagataaaaatgaacaaagttACTTGAAAGACAGTTTTGACATGAGCAAGCAGAATGGGAagcagttaaaagaaaaatctaaaagaaTTAGCAGAAGTAGAGAAAAGCATTTGatgaatttcaaaacaaaagaggaagCCCTACAAATGTGCAAAGAGAAGTCTAACCAGACCCAGTACCCTTGCATGGTTCAGGGATGTTTGTCTGTTGTCAAATTGGAAAGCAGTATAGTGAGGCACTATAAGCGCACACATCAGATGACCAATATGTATATAGAGCAACGGATTCAGAAACTTGTTGTTTGTGTTAAATGTGGCATAATGATTGAAAAACAGTCCTGCTCTGAAACAGCTTTAGACTTGGataaaaaaagtgtaaaagtTAAAGAGGATAAATCAGCTAATCCTGACTATGTGCAAGAAAGTGAAAAACCTCTTGTTCCAAATACTGACTGTGATCCTCAAGATGTAAGCAATGAAGACCAAAAAAGATATCCAACAAGTAGTGCGAGTTTTGATGCCAGTGCCTTTATGTATTCAGGCACTTTAAAATATAACCACAGTTCAAAGAACGCCTGTTTTGAAGAGCATAACATCAGGGAGACGGTTACATGTaaaactgaagatttttctgaaaatagtgAAAGAGAGAATAGCTCTTATTTCTCCAGTTTACAAATAGAGTTACCAAGAGAGAAAGACCCAGAAGGATGTCAACATAGTGCAGTtaatcaaaatgcaaaaagaaatgtaCTTTGTGCTACAAAAGACAAATTTCAGAAGCCTCCAGTGTCCAAACCATTTGATTTAAAGACATATAAACCAATGGGATTTgagtcttcatttttaaaatttattcagGAAAGTGAGGGAAAAGATGACGACGATGATGATGATTTTGATGAGGTAGTAGAATGGGAGTCACCTGAGCAGTTGTCAGTAGATAAAACCTTGCAAAAAGAGGGAGATGGCCAAGGGGATACACCAGTAAAGAACTTtgtaaatgacaaaaatgtaaTCATAACCCAAAATAATCATGGGCAGCTAACAGAAATCCAGCCCTTGTTGTCAGAATCGTCATCTGCCCCTTCTTTAGAAAATTTGAGGGCTATCTTGGACAAGGCACTAACGGACTGTGGAGACCTTGCCTTAAAACAGCTTCATTATTTAAGACCAGTAGTTGTTCTTGAAAGATCCAAGTTTTCCACACCCCTCATAGACTTATTTCCAACGAAAAAGGGAGATGAGCTTTGTGTAGGAAGTACGTAA